A window of Lonchura striata isolate bLonStr1 chromosome 2, bLonStr1.mat, whole genome shotgun sequence genomic DNA:
ACATCTTAGATATCCAGTGGATATGTAATTATTTACCTCAAGCATAAAAGCTATGAGAGCAGAAATTTCCTTCTCAAGATCTTTAAGATACTGCAGGGGCTAAGGTGCTCTCTTGGgagaacagaagaaaaggagCTGAACCAAGCTTCCTTATGATTTGAATGTGAACCACTAATTACTGAACTCTTTGAGATGGAGGACATCAGTGAGGGAGAGATGCAGGACATGCAGTGGGTTGattcttataatttttttttaattatttgaaagtGGAATCCATAAAGTGCATGGGACAGTAGGGCTATATACATCCCGGATTTCCTCTGCAGAACAGATTCTTAGCTGGAATTAAAGTTGAAACTCCTCTGAAGCAGAGAGCTTACCAGCAGAGCCACCATGGCAACCACATTTCAGCTGCCTGAAAAAAGTGAGTGGCTGTGGCTGACCAGGCAGGTTCAGTCCACCATATGGGCATCTCATAAAACTACAAAGTTCTTCAGCTCATTCCTGAGCATAACACAAGCCCCATTAGGTTTATGTGAATTTGGAACATTTTGCAATTTCCAGACCCAGTTATTCACCCAAGCTCCAAAATAGAGTAAGATGTACATAGGCACTCTGTGCTCTGATTTCCACATTGGATACATGCAACCACCAGACAGGTGCTGTTAACTGGACATCCTCCAGGAGGTTAACCATCAGTCAACAAATGGGAACACCACGGTGATCTCATAGCTTGTCCTGAGGGAGAGCACTTCTTTCTGGTTCTGACAAACTTGCTATCACCCACATCTCAGCCATCATCCACAGCTCAGCCTTGATTTCCTAGAAATTTTTCAATTGTCCCAATGAGTTACACCACAAATTAAATTTAGGAGCTCTATGCCCTTTCAAACAAAAGTTAATGAAGAGctttctttgtcttttgttCAAGGATCTCAGAGGACTTAGCTCACTTGTATCTGCTCTGTAATAACTTTGGCCTCTGAGCTACAAGATAAACTTTGTCGGGATTTACTCCTTTTCACTGAGTCCTGCATTATAAACTCTGTCTCCTTCCCTACAACCAGGTCTGGGAGAGTAAAAAATGCTATaacattattttcttatattGGCTGTATGGATGGATGCCACATTGTCTGTAAGGCAGAGCTCAGATTTCAAAACATTCTGTTCTGAAATCTGTAAATGTTAACTTTCCTATTAGGAAGCACTAATCAGCAGTGACATACTATGGTGTTTTCCAGTAGAAAAAGTAATAATGTGCATCCAAAGAGTGAGTCAGTGCTAGAGGATACAAAATAGATAATAGACAGAAAGAAGCTGGCAAGGATTATGCATGATCTCTGCAAAAAGTCCTCAGTAACAAAAAGCCAGGAATAATGAACTAGGACTGAGTCAAGGATCAAATCAAATGTGTCAAGAATCCACTGTAAAATTTATATATGTGTACGGTTGAGAGTTCAGTATATGCAGGCAGAATGTGTAAAGAAAGGGTTGAGGGTCAGGATAGTTTACAGGACACATTCTAGTGAATTGATTTATCTGGCCCATAGGAAGAAGATAAATGCCAGTAAAAATAAGTAGAACATTACTTGAGAGGATCATCTACATTGCTGTTTATAACAAAACTATCATGGGCAAGAACATGGTCAGTAGCGATGTGAGgtacctctgaaaaaaaaacaattaatttggtttttagATGTCAGTTCTGTGGTTCTTCTGTCCTTTGTTGTAGTGGGACACTTGAAGCAGTGGGTGGTGAAGTCAAGGGGAGGTTTTTCAAGGCAGAGGCTTTTTCTCCAAAGCAACACGGTGCTCAGCCATGCCGATGGCAGCTTCTCTAGCCACACCTTCAGCTGGAGGAAGGCCAGGATGGTACATGTGATTTACTAATATTTCAGCTCTGCTATGAATCAGACAGAGCTCTTCTACCCCTCAGAGTTCAGcacatttttttattctgtcatTTTGACATATCCCAGGtatgcagcattttcttcagctaTTATCTCCTGCActtaaaattctgaaataagTGCATGCTTGTGTGCTACTCTGTACAtgtatctatatcatctatatccaTGGCTATATCAGTTCTATTAATTTTGTTAGCTCACCTTTGCAAAAGCCAGATTAGTAATATAATTCTAATAATTAGGCTGAGCTTTTCCTGACTGCACAAGGCTTATCAAGGCTAATCCTTTTGCCATCTAAAATCCATCGgtatttcaaaaaaaaaaaaaaaaaaaaaaagatatatggGAAAACAGATCCTAGTCCCACTGGTACAAATGGTACTGTTTTCCTCAAATTACATTCTACTTTACATCTGACCAGTCAGCAAAAAGTGTTTTACcaataattttaagtatttcagAAGTGAAAATTGAGATTATGGCCAGGGATAActtcagtaatttattttttttttaatctcatgtTTAGATAAACAGGTACCTTTCTTCTAGGTATACAGAATTTTACGCCATTTTCCCAGAAACCTACATGATTTTATTATCATTTGTCAcagaaaatctcattttcccttctcttctcACCTAGTGGAAAATGATGCCATTTCTAAGTCAATGTaagcattttgtattttctctgtaATGTATGTTTATTGAAAGTTGAGCAAAGAAATAATACCTTCCATCTGGCATGGAAATCAATAATCTGGAGTTCTTTGTATAGCAAGAATAATTTCATGGGGAAGCCTCTCTGTCAACACAGATAAGTTCTTATCCTTTAAAGGTGTTGATTCTAGTCAAGATGAAAAATATATCCCACACCTTTAGACAATAGTTCCATTTTCTTTATCACTAAGCAGTTTAAGGTCAAATGGAGAGGTCAATTAGATTTCTATTCCTGCAttataaaaaatacaattttaataaaacacatcaaaataagtaatacaattttattaaatttttgaCTGCTAAGGAGATCTTTTTTCCAAACAGTGTGAATTGCTAGGAATGGCATAAacaggaagaacagaaaaattaaaattactagTGAAGCTATCATTAAAGCTTCCTAAAGTGTATTAGTGCCCCCTTTTGGAAAGTGACAGCAACCTCCCCCTCAATTTCACTATTGCATTCAACATGCAGAACCGTGTTTCCCACCCCGTTACTATTTTTAGTCAAATTAAACTTTCATCCCTTTGCTAACCATAATTTTCAACTTCTTTATGCACATAGAACAATGGTTACTTGAAACAAATTTTGAACCATAAATTAGACTATAACTGAGTAAAGAAAAGCAGGCTAGCTGAGAACTAAATAAGGACAATATGAATGTTATAATGACATTTTATTTCTAGTTAATAGCTTGGTTTTCAGATGTGTTTAGGCAAAGATTCATTCTGCTTTCAAAAGGAAGCAAAAGATTATTAGGAACTGGAGATGGAACTTGAATATTTAAATGCCAGATAGAGAACTGTTTGGTGAAAATAAATTTGCTAGGTTGTTGATAGGTGTAATTCCCAGTAGACTAGGTATGTAGATGTTCATGAAAACATAcagttaaatttattttctttcagcttcttgGTGATATGGATTGAGAACAATTAAGTGCAGTAGAACTGTTCTGACACATTATTACACAAATCTTTTCATGTTGTTATCCCTTGTTGCCATTACATTAAGGGGGAAAACCACAGCCTCTGTTTCTGGGATTTTCCAAATtggctgcaaaaaaaaaaaaaaaaaaaaaggataaacgTTATCTAGGTAGTTCTTGTTACAGGTACAGAATTGAACCTATGCctttatttcacatttcactgtaaaataaagcagagcagacaggagctgcaggaagtaTTGTAAAAGACAAGAGTCAGTAGTTCTTTTACTTAGTCGTTATTCACTTTATTTGAAGTGTGTTTCAATTACACCTtaaattgcttttcctttcacCTGTGAGTCAGATCTGTTGTTGAGAGTGCTCTTAGCCACGGACTCCCTTAGCGCTTTCTTAGCAGAATGAAACATCTCCACCGTGTGGCCAGCTGCAAGAAAACTGAGGGGTTTTATTCCTAAAATCCAGCTAAGTTCGGATGTTGTGAGGTTATGAGCCTTCCCACGGCTGCATTGTTCCCTCTGGCCCTGATGATGGGCAAGCTGGCCCATCCCTCCATCCTTAAACACAAGAAATAGCCAATTTCTCTTTTACGAGGCATAGATGGAGAAACACCATCTGGAAAAGTACTGAAGAAAGCATTCTCGTGTACAAAGCCCTACAGCACAGTGGCTCTTCAGACTGATTAGGAAATAATGATTTCCCCccgtttttttattttttgctatcCCAGGCACAAAGCTACTGCATCCCTAAATTAATTGCAAACAAGAAATCAACTCTGAAGCGTGAACTGACTCCAGGTACAGGGAAAAGGTTCATCATttctttaaagtaaaaaaaagagattaaataaCTTGCTGTGCCTGCCTTACTATGCAACTGAGGTCAATTTTAACAAGTCCCTTGAATATCCTTTCACCCTGTTTTACTGCTGTTAAGTGTTCTGTTTTGTAGAGATACAATCAGTGGTCAGACACATTATTTTATCGTCAGCAGCAGATATGAGAGTCTAAGTTAAGGCTGTTTTTCTTTCACCAGTTAAGAATAATTATTGTAGATGGGGATATGCTACTGATTATGCAATTGAGGACAAAAGGaattcaagggaaaaaataaatctggcCTTTTTTCCCTGTCTTCTTCTGGGCAGCCCTTAGATATGGCAGTTTAATTTAATACACCTGCTTGAAACCTGGGCAATTCTTTCATCCTACCACACTTCTTTTTGCTGCTTCTCTTCAGAGTTACTGTCCCTTTTACCCTCCCTTCTTTTCAACACCAAACTGTGTTGGAAGCTGTTTCTTTCTTCCATACACCTCTCTATGACTAAGTGTTTTTAACAGACAAATAAGGGGGAACTTTCTCATTAACAGTTTTATAGTTGCAGGTTTTGATTAGCTTTACCTTAAATTAGGAGCCATAGCAAATGTCTTGCTTACACCATGGCTTTATGAATCCCACCATGTTGATGATTTTCCATGCAGAATTTCCCTTTTGTAACTCGTGTCTATTGACTCCTGTTTTTTCACTGTGTACCTCCAAGAAAATCTAATGTGACGCGAGGCAAGCTTTTCTCAATTCAGTAAAATATGCTTCAGTCTGTGCAAGTGAGTGACATGATCTATTGTTCCACTTCCATCTCAGATTGTTGACCTTGGGACTCTGCAGCCTGTGACCTGGCTGCCCCATCACATGCATGCTGATGCAGGAATAAAAGCGTTTTGACAAAAATGTAGAAAATCCACTTTGCCTTCCCTACAGCAACCCTTCCCTTTCTACAAAGCAAATGATAGGCTTTTTTCAAACACAGTCATTTTTCAACAGATTTTGAACCTTTTCTCTCAGCTTGCTAGATACTGTTAAAACAGGCCTGCTGTTTTCTATGCTTCAGTGTTTTACTTCCACACAgggattaatattttttttattcttttatgtttttcagagACGTGCAGCTGACAATTTGAGGAGACATCATCAATACCAGGTAAAGGCCTATGTTTATTCTTTGGGCAATTGTTTTTCAGTGCCTTCAGAAGATcttcatgaagaaaaaaaatgcagaaaaatttcATGAGaaagtggaaaaggaaaataagtggaaaaaaacataaaatctgTACTTATTTCCTCCTCAGCAAACAAGCTTAGTATTATGATGTTcaaaaaaaagagcatttgagaatacaattttcttctttttggagcaaaattatattttctagaGCAATAACATGCTAGCCAGTATTTTGCCTTATATTTAATATAAGGCAATATAATAttaacttaattttaaatattacatttttaaaatttaaaattgtaaCATGGATtgcctttaaaaaaagcaaattccTGCCTGCCAGGAATCATCAGGACCATATGTACAGTGAACTGACATGCTCTATCAGAACGTGCTCTTCATCTCTCCAGCTTTAGTTCCTCATAAACAACTTCCTTATTAACCCCTATAACCCCCCTGCCTAGATCCCCTGTATGTAAGCAATTCTTTTTCATCCTTCCTTCTTCAGTTGCTACTTTTTTTTAGATTATTATTTCACAATGAAtaattttcagctttattttgaatttttgtcGTGTAAAAAGGTTACAAGTTAAACAAGGTGTGAGCTGTAGGCTTGGTAGTTAATGAATCTCATATGGGAAATAACTGGTAAGCTGGCACTTTTCCAGACTGAAGAAGAGGCAGATGTGGGAAGTACAACAAGGATCTATAGGATCATGAAGAAGGtgaacacagagcagcagtttGCCATTTATCTGTAAATGGAAGACCACACACGTACTACACTGTATTAGTGAGGCTGTATAGGCAGCCTTTTGAGCAAAGTGATTTttctcctccagcccccttGTGGGACTGTATCTAAAGCAGTATCTAGGCTGGGCCCCACACTACAAGAGAGATGTTAACAAACTGGAAGGGATCCAGCAAGGGGGCACCAAGATGGTTAGAGGACTGTCATATAAGCAGCTCAGATTTCAGCCTGGAGTAGGTATGGGGAAATATAACTGCTGACTTAAATAACATAGTGGGTGGTTAGAGAGAAGGAGCCAGATTTTATTTTGAGGTAACAATGCAAAAGACAAAATGGACACAAGTCAAAGGAAGGGAAATTCTGTAAGGTGAGGAGAATTATCTTCACAGTGAGGGTAGTAAAGAACTGGAAAATGTTGCTCAGGGAAGCTGCAGCATCTCCATCCATGGAGATATTCAGCATTTGACTGGGCATGGCCCTGAGATGACTCAGACAGCCTCCAGGTATCTATTTCAACCTAAATAATTTCTAGGATTCTTTGAAGACAACAATGGAAACTACCAGACCGgaggttaaaaataaaaccccgAAATGGAATCTTACTCCATACTGTGGAATTCATTGGCAGAGGATTTTTGAATGCTGAAAGTTTACATTAGTTCAAAATGCGTAAGAAAACCTGTCACAGACAATTAAACCTAGAACTATCATTTTTGTTCAGAGAGTCACTGCATCTCACAGCACAGGAGGCTTGACAGAGAATAGCTGGAAATAAAGTTGTAGAACCACACCAGACTTGCTCTCATGAGCAAGGATTGTTCTGCCTTACTGGCAGGAAACATACCTTGAGTCAAACCCAACATATCCCTTCTCAGGATAATAAGCATTAGTAGTTTCCATCAAATagcaaaacaaattttcaaACAGGTTTGTATAGTTTCTGTCATGTTCCTAAAGCATTGAAAAGCCCAAGCAGAGCCTGTGAGTGTAGGTTTTCTAACTAATACCAAGAAAGCCAACATAATACTTTATATTTTTAGGAAGTTATGAGAAATCTGGTTAAAAGGTATGTTGCAGCGATGATAAGAGATGCCAAAACTGAGGAAGGATtgacagaagaaaattttaaggtatgtgtttatttttatgtttatagGTCTTTTAGTAATTTAGtaagatattttaaaactgtGAAGCATATTTTTTACACTCGGCTATTCAGGTAGCAAATAATTTGCTTCCTAGAGCAATATCTTCAACCTTGAAGATGCCATGCATGCCAACATCAAGAGAGTAAGGTTTATTACTGACCCCAGAATAagcccttttttttgtttgtttgtttgttttcttttaatttttatttcaaaaagaaagtCAAATGAGCTTTGATGTTCTGACATTTCatcttttttccctaatttttagGAGTTAAAACAAGATATTTCCAGCTTTCGCTTTGAAGTTCTGGGTTTGCTAAAAGGAAGCAAGCTGTCTAATTTGCAGACTGGAAAGATGAGCAAAGACACTGCCTCTCTgtcagaaaatgaagaaaatagtGAGAGTGAAGGaaacaagaaaggaaagaaaaagcccTTCAGCCTTTTTGACATAACAACGATGATTCACCCACGATCAGCCAATATCGCCTCTGAAGGACATAATGTAAGCAATGGCTCAGCAATGATGGTGTCAGAGTCTACTCAGGAGAAACAAAAGCGTGTGAATTTTGTAACAGACATAAAAAATTTTGGGTTGTTTCACAGACGATCAAAAACAAACTCTGTGGAGCAGAGTACAAATAAAATATACACAGTTTCTGAAGAAGTTTCTCGTCAACAGGCAGAAGAACAATGTGAGAAAACTGATGAACTGGAAGAGAGAGAATTGATCATGAACTGTGAATTAAACTTCCAAAATCCTGGCAAAAAATGTGTGTTAGCTGAGTCACAAAATACCAGTGAGTCTTTGGATTCACAGGAAGAGGGAAGTATTTGTCCTTCAGAAATAGAGAAAACGGAGTTACAAAACTCAGAACCTGCCACTACGCAGGATCAGCTGGACAAGGCATTGGACATTAGCATTGACTCTGATGGGAAACAGGAAACAATTGTTCAGGGTGACTATGTGATAACGAGGTTGTGATGCTTACAGGAGGAAGcatttacaaatatatatattttgcatAGTGCTTTTGGGGGGGGAATGTTTTAAGAATTATATTAGCTACTGCAGAATTACACTTTATAGTACTCAACTGTGGCACATGATCTTGTAACATAGTAgtcaagagaaagaaaatatgaggACCTTCTGTTTTGTAGCCTGCTTTAGCTTTCAcaatttgttttacattttttaataaatggaaGCATCTTGTATTCTTGTACTGTTGCAATAATCCACAGAAActttttagctatctttttcaAGTACAACAAATGGAATTTCTC
This region includes:
- the TRPC4 gene encoding short transient receptor potential channel 4 isoform X2, whose product is MWDGGLQDYIHDWWNLMDFVMNSLYLATISLKIVAFTKYSGLVPRESWDMWHPTLVAEALFAIANIFSSLRLISLFTANSHLGPLQISLGRMLLDILKFLFIYCLVLLAFANGLNQLYFYYETNEPGNCKGIRCEKQNNAFSTLFETLQSLFWSIFGLINLYVTNVKARHEFTEFVGATMFGTYNVISLVVLLNMLIAMMNNSYQLIADHADIEWKFARTKLWMSYFEEGGTLPTPFNVIPSPKSLWYLIKWLWRHLCKKKIRRKPESFGTIGRRAADNLRRHHQYQEVMRNLVKRYVAAMIRDAKTEEGLTEENFKELKQDISSFRFEVLGLLKGSKLSNLQTGKMSKDTASLSENEENSESEGNKKGKKKPFSLFDITTMIHPRSANIASEGHNVSNGSAMMVSESTQEKQKRVNFVTDIKNFGLFHRRSKTNSVEQSTNKIYTVSEEVSRQQAEEQCEKTDELEERELIMNCELNFQNPGKKCVLAESQNTSESLDSQEEGSICPSEIEKTELQNSEPATTQDQLDKALDISIDSDGKQETIVQGDYVITRL